The proteins below are encoded in one region of Micromonospora yangpuensis:
- a CDS encoding FtsX-like permease family protein has protein sequence MIPAGDRQPGGSAAEDRQPGGSPVGGRRWSGTVGSWRAALRIARREAVRARGRTALVFAMITLPVLVLSFVAASVDMAELTPAEANGRRLGSADLELRWYTGGPLEQDEWGYDWQQTHEVDDPHRPPSTAQVTDLLPAGSRASQVGRWLNLTVEFDGRIDEFQARAVDLADPLARGPARLLAGRAPTGAAEIGASAAARRALGVDLGDRITGNGQTFTVVATVEFADDLGPLFALHPGAAPGELVEQERLWLVDLPVPPDADLVARLNQHGFLVSARQPLPGTRWPHQEPPTAISPTDVGDAVLVGGLGLLEVVLLVGPAFAVGVRRRRRDLALVAVAGGDPRHLRRIVLADGVVLGCAGALAGVVLGVAVAFAARPLTEQYLFQSRFGGYRCWPAALALTAAVAVLAGVLAALTPAWTAARQDVVAGLAGRRTAPPHRRRWLLIGVVLTVGGAGTAAAGAVTTRTTLILAGLVLGELGLVCCTPTLLGVLARAGRVLPLAPRIALRDASRNRSSAAPAISAVMAAVAGSVTLGSYLASSNARDLALLQPTGPPGQVLVHRPDPATGARPDGWLTRDQVLGPARTHLHTDTVAPLDQPDCGPAGGPVRFCSVEVVLPAGRACPYQAGDNLGAADQRRARADPRCLGPSWLHYGSPPATLLDDGTSVPVLTGGDPAEVAAARAVLRAGGAVVTDPRYLHDGHLTIRAYPPEQTGSTAGRPTGPTGAEQTGAGPTGPEPTGAGPTGAEPTGAGPTGAQPTRTVTVAGYAVVGGDTASRLLLSPAAARKLGVVAVRVGWVVVPENPPSATQQQRFRADLTRAGQTRVVLERPPPVDAGEPILLLLAAAAAVVTVGAAGVATGLAAAEGRADLSTLAAVGASPGVRRLLALCQAGVISGIGTALGILAGLVAAVIILVSTNRRYATTWPIEPDYPLVVPGKALGVLLVVPLVAMLGAALFTRSRLPVERRLD, from the coding sequence GTGATCCCGGCGGGCGACCGGCAGCCGGGTGGGTCCGCGGCCGAGGACCGGCAGCCGGGTGGGAGTCCCGTCGGTGGACGGCGGTGGTCCGGGACGGTCGGTTCCTGGCGGGCGGCGCTGCGGATCGCCCGCCGGGAGGCGGTGCGCGCGCGGGGCCGTACCGCGCTGGTGTTCGCGATGATCACACTGCCGGTCCTGGTGCTGAGCTTCGTCGCGGCCAGCGTGGACATGGCGGAGCTGACCCCGGCCGAGGCCAACGGTCGCCGCCTGGGCAGCGCGGACCTGGAACTGCGCTGGTACACCGGCGGCCCGCTGGAGCAGGACGAGTGGGGGTACGACTGGCAGCAAACCCACGAGGTCGACGACCCGCACCGGCCACCGTCCACGGCGCAGGTTACCGACCTGCTTCCGGCGGGCAGCCGGGCCAGCCAGGTGGGTCGGTGGCTGAACCTCACCGTCGAGTTCGACGGGCGGATCGACGAGTTCCAGGCCCGCGCGGTCGACCTCGCCGATCCGCTCGCCCGGGGACCGGCCCGGCTGCTCGCCGGGCGGGCCCCGACCGGAGCCGCCGAGATCGGGGCCAGTGCGGCCGCCCGACGTGCCCTGGGCGTGGACCTCGGCGACCGGATCACCGGCAACGGTCAGACGTTCACCGTGGTCGCGACGGTCGAGTTCGCCGACGACCTGGGTCCGCTGTTCGCCCTGCACCCCGGCGCGGCACCGGGGGAGCTGGTCGAGCAGGAGCGGCTCTGGCTGGTGGACCTGCCCGTACCACCCGACGCCGACCTGGTGGCCCGGCTCAACCAGCACGGCTTCCTGGTCTCCGCCCGGCAGCCGTTGCCCGGTACCCGCTGGCCCCACCAGGAACCGCCGACGGCGATCAGCCCCACCGACGTCGGTGACGCCGTACTCGTCGGTGGGTTGGGTCTGCTGGAGGTGGTGCTGCTCGTCGGGCCGGCGTTCGCGGTCGGGGTACGCCGCCGGCGGCGCGACCTCGCGCTGGTCGCGGTCGCCGGTGGTGACCCCCGGCACCTGCGTCGGATCGTGCTTGCCGACGGGGTGGTGCTGGGCTGCGCCGGCGCGCTGGCCGGGGTCGTCCTGGGCGTCGCCGTCGCGTTCGCCGCCCGACCCCTGACCGAGCAGTACCTCTTCCAGTCCCGGTTCGGCGGGTACCGCTGCTGGCCCGCGGCGCTGGCGCTGACCGCCGCCGTGGCGGTACTGGCCGGGGTGCTGGCGGCGCTGACCCCGGCCTGGACCGCCGCCCGCCAGGACGTGGTCGCCGGCCTGGCGGGACGGCGCACCGCACCGCCGCACCGCCGACGGTGGCTGCTGATCGGCGTGGTACTCACCGTGGGTGGGGCCGGTACGGCCGCCGCCGGGGCCGTGACGACCCGGACCACCCTGATCCTCGCCGGCCTAGTTCTCGGCGAGCTGGGCCTGGTCTGTTGTACCCCGACCCTGCTGGGTGTCCTGGCCCGCGCCGGCCGGGTACTGCCGCTGGCCCCCCGGATCGCGCTGCGCGACGCCAGCCGGAACCGCTCCTCCGCCGCCCCGGCCATCTCCGCGGTGATGGCGGCGGTGGCCGGCAGTGTCACCCTCGGCAGCTACCTGGCCAGCAGCAACGCCCGCGACCTGGCCCTGTTGCAACCGACCGGCCCGCCGGGCCAGGTCCTCGTCCACCGGCCCGACCCGGCCACCGGCGCCCGCCCCGACGGCTGGTTGACCCGCGATCAGGTCCTCGGTCCGGCCCGTACCCACCTGCACACCGACACGGTGGCCCCGCTCGACCAGCCGGACTGCGGCCCGGCCGGCGGGCCGGTGCGGTTCTGCTCGGTCGAGGTGGTGCTGCCGGCCGGCCGGGCCTGCCCCTACCAGGCCGGGGACAACCTCGGCGCGGCCGACCAGCGCCGGGCCCGCGCCGACCCGCGTTGCCTCGGGCCGTCCTGGCTGCACTACGGCTCCCCACCGGCGACGCTGCTCGACGACGGTACGTCGGTGCCGGTGCTCACCGGCGGTGACCCGGCCGAGGTGGCGGCCGCCCGGGCGGTACTGCGGGCCGGCGGTGCGGTGGTCACCGACCCCCGGTACCTGCACGACGGCCACCTGACCATCCGGGCCTACCCGCCCGAGCAGACCGGATCCACCGCCGGTCGGCCCACCGGACCCACCGGCGCGGAGCAGACCGGCGCCGGCCCCACCGGCCCGGAGCCGACCGGCGCCGGCCCCACCGGCGCGGAGCCGACCGGCGCCGGCCCCACCGGCGCGCAGCCGACCAGGACCGTGACCGTTGCCGGGTACGCGGTGGTGGGTGGTGACACCGCGAGCCGGCTGCTGCTCTCCCCGGCGGCGGCCCGGAAGCTGGGTGTGGTCGCCGTCCGCGTCGGCTGGGTCGTCGTGCCGGAGAACCCGCCGAGCGCGACGCAGCAGCAGCGGTTCAGGGCCGACCTGACCCGGGCCGGCCAGACCCGGGTCGTACTGGAACGGCCCCCGCCCGTCGACGCCGGCGAGCCGATCCTGCTGCTGCTCGCGGCGGCCGCCGCGGTGGTCACCGTGGGGGCCGCCGGCGTCGCCACCGGGCTGGCCGCCGCAGAGGGTCGCGCGGACCTCTCCACCCTCGCGGCGGTCGGGGCCAGTCCGGGGGTACGCCGGCTGCTCGCCCTCTGCCAGGCCGGGGTGATCTCCGGAATCGGCACCGCCCTCGGCATTCTCGCCGGCCTCGTCGCAGCCGTGATCATTCTCGTCTCGACCAACCGGCGGTACGCCACCACCTGGCCGATCGAACCCGACTATCCGCTGGTCGTACCCGGCAAGGCCCTCGGTGTCCTGCTCGTGGTGCCGCTGGTGGCGATGCTCGGCGCGGCCCTGTTCACCCGTTCCCGGCTGCCCGTGGAACGGCGGCTGGACTGA
- a CDS encoding ABC transporter ATP-binding protein, with the protein MSGPADPVLDLRDVHRTHGAGAAAVRALRGVSLAVRPGELVAVMGPSGSGKSSLLALAGGLDSPTAGEVRVEGHQLHLLDRRRLAQVRRRRIGYIFQHLNLLGSLTAVENVALPLELDGSRVRQARRLAAEALTEVGLAELGDRFPDQLSGGQQQRVAIARALVGERRLVLADEPTGALDSQTGEAVLRLLRRRVDAGAAGVLVTHEARHAGWADRVVFLRDGVMVDSTAPLPGVEQLLTGSGR; encoded by the coding sequence GTGAGTGGACCGGCCGACCCGGTACTCGACCTGCGGGACGTCCACCGGACCCACGGTGCCGGCGCGGCGGCCGTCCGGGCGCTACGCGGGGTCAGCCTGGCTGTGCGTCCGGGTGAGCTGGTCGCCGTGATGGGCCCCTCCGGCTCCGGCAAGTCCAGCCTGTTGGCGCTGGCCGGCGGCCTGGACAGCCCCACCGCCGGCGAGGTACGCGTCGAGGGACACCAACTGCACCTGCTGGACCGCCGGCGGTTGGCCCAGGTACGCCGTCGCCGGATCGGCTACATCTTCCAGCACCTGAACCTGCTCGGCAGCCTGACCGCGGTGGAGAACGTGGCGCTGCCGCTGGAGCTGGACGGCAGCCGGGTCCGGCAGGCCCGCCGACTGGCCGCCGAGGCGTTGACCGAGGTGGGCCTGGCGGAGCTGGGTGACCGGTTCCCGGACCAGCTCTCCGGCGGTCAGCAGCAGCGGGTGGCGATCGCCCGGGCGCTGGTCGGCGAACGCCGGCTGGTGCTGGCCGACGAGCCGACCGGGGCGCTGGACTCGCAGACCGGGGAGGCGGTGCTGCGACTGCTGCGTCGTCGGGTGGACGCCGGTGCCGCCGGCGTGCTGGTCACCCACGAGGCCCGGCACGCCGGCTGGGCCGACCGGGTGGTCTTCCTCCGCGACGGGGTCATGGTGGACTCGACGGCTCCGCTGCCCGGCGTCGAGCAGTTGCTGACCGGCAGCGGTAGGTGA
- the rimP gene encoding ribosome maturation factor RimP — MTQRGRATRASGRPRGGEAARGGGARGEGAVRAGSARGGDVGARRDRLRTVIEPVVSAAGYDLEDLSVSRAGRRHVVRVIVDGDGGVNLDAVAEVSRAVSAALDDAENAGGDIVAGEYQLEVSSPGVDRPLTLPRHWRRNAGRLVKVSARAGATAAGQPAGDRQVTGRVIEADDERVVLETDAGRVELGYPELGPGRVQVEFSRLDEIDEPDEIDEPDDDDIDDEDDVEDEER; from the coding sequence ATGACGCAGCGTGGCCGGGCCACCAGAGCCTCGGGCAGGCCCAGAGGCGGCGAGGCCGCCCGGGGCGGCGGTGCCCGGGGTGAAGGTGCCGTCCGGGCGGGAAGTGCCCGCGGTGGCGACGTGGGTGCCCGTCGGGACCGCCTGCGGACCGTGATCGAGCCGGTGGTCAGCGCGGCCGGATACGACCTGGAGGACCTCTCCGTCTCCCGGGCCGGCCGCCGGCACGTGGTCCGGGTGATCGTGGACGGCGACGGCGGGGTCAACCTGGACGCCGTGGCGGAGGTCTCCCGGGCGGTCTCCGCCGCGCTGGACGACGCCGAGAACGCCGGTGGCGACATCGTCGCCGGCGAGTACCAGCTGGAGGTCTCCTCCCCGGGTGTCGACCGGCCGCTCACCCTGCCGAGGCACTGGCGGCGCAACGCCGGCCGGCTGGTCAAGGTGAGCGCCCGGGCCGGGGCGACGGCTGCCGGCCAGCCCGCCGGCGACCGGCAGGTCACCGGTCGGGTGATCGAGGCCGACGACGAGCGGGTGGTGCTGGAGACCGACGCCGGCCGGGTCGAGCTGGGCTACCCCGAGCTGGGGCCGGGCCGGGTACAGGTCGAGTTCAGCCGCCTCGACGAGATCGACGAGCCAGACGAGATCGACGAACCAGACGATGACGATATCGACGACGAAGACGATGTGGAGGACGAGGAGAGGTGA
- a CDS encoding PadR family transcriptional regulator → MSIRHGLLALLERGQMYGYQLRAAFEESTGSTWPLNIGQVYTTLARLERDGLVRPLPESDAGQRPYEITDAGRADLALWFATPISRTDRPRDELAIKLALALTTPGVDVRSVVQNQRGATMRTLQELTRLKYASDRPEDLPWRLVLDSMVFQAEAEIRWLDHCETSLLRYRPVDRGPTVDRPPSAAEHDQISRPTGQDWTGRPAAEQDRTGRDADGEVPHRIGQEARP, encoded by the coding sequence ATGTCCATCCGTCACGGGCTGCTCGCCCTGCTCGAACGCGGCCAGATGTACGGCTACCAGCTGCGTGCCGCGTTCGAGGAGTCGACCGGCTCGACCTGGCCGCTCAACATCGGGCAGGTCTACACCACGCTGGCCCGGCTGGAACGGGACGGGTTGGTCCGACCGCTGCCGGAGAGCGACGCCGGCCAGCGGCCGTACGAGATCACCGACGCCGGACGGGCGGACCTGGCGCTGTGGTTCGCCACCCCGATCAGCCGTACCGACCGGCCCCGTGACGAGTTGGCGATCAAGCTGGCCCTGGCGCTGACCACCCCGGGGGTGGACGTCCGCTCGGTGGTGCAGAACCAGCGCGGCGCGACCATGCGCACCCTGCAGGAGCTGACCCGGTTGAAGTACGCCAGCGACCGACCGGAGGACCTGCCGTGGCGGCTGGTGCTGGACTCGATGGTGTTCCAGGCCGAGGCGGAGATCCGCTGGCTGGACCACTGCGAGACCAGCCTGCTGCGGTACCGGCCGGTCGACCGGGGCCCGACGGTGGACCGGCCACCGTCAGCGGCCGAACACGACCAGATCAGCCGCCCGACGGGCCAGGATTGGACCGGCCGCCCGGCGGCGGAACAGGACCGGACCGGCCGGGACGCCGACGGCGAGGTGCCGCACCGGATCGGACAGGAGGCGCGGCCGTGA
- a CDS encoding ferritin-like domain-containing protein, with translation MRQPAPAASGDALVAALTAEYAAVYAYGPIGVRLPEAARRAARNAEAAHRARRDALVMRLSSAGGSIPADQAGYALPFPVTDAGSALRLAIEVEERTGAFWRAALPVTTGDDRATALTALTDCALRATRWRRTAGVTPLTVPFPGRPT, from the coding sequence ATCCGGCAGCCGGCTCCCGCCGCTTCCGGCGACGCGCTGGTCGCGGCGCTCACCGCCGAGTACGCGGCCGTCTACGCCTACGGCCCGATCGGGGTACGCCTACCCGAGGCCGCCCGTCGCGCGGCCCGTAACGCCGAGGCGGCCCACCGCGCCCGGCGCGACGCCCTGGTCATGCGGCTCAGTTCCGCCGGTGGTTCGATCCCCGCCGACCAGGCCGGGTACGCCCTGCCGTTCCCGGTGACCGACGCGGGCAGCGCGCTCCGCCTGGCGATCGAGGTCGAGGAACGGACCGGCGCCTTCTGGCGGGCCGCCCTGCCGGTGACCACCGGCGACGACCGGGCCACGGCGTTGACGGCGCTCACCGACTGCGCGTTGCGGGCCACCCGGTGGCGGCGCACCGCCGGGGTCACCCCGCTCACCGTGCCGTTTCCCGGGCGACCGACCTGA